The following proteins are co-located in the Osmia lignaria lignaria isolate PbOS001 chromosome 12, iyOsmLign1, whole genome shotgun sequence genome:
- the LOC117603137 gene encoding uncharacterized protein LOC117603137 — MRRKNYPKRTRNNRSRIRRRTNRTYIISKKAEAILSSVLADILEESLEDARNLAVTAGKSRVTREEMEKSLKNLCLRLSTAANTRIDPWNTLEDTDDDNNEAGNSSKKGRINAVESHRDVTETTTAK, encoded by the exons atGCGGCGGAAGAATTATCCCAAACGGACCAGAAATAATCGTTCCAGAATAAGAAGGCGTACAA ACCGGAcgtacataatatcgaaaaagGCGGAGGCGATTCTATCGTCGGTTCTGGCAGACATCCTCGAGGAGTCGTTGGAGGATGCAAGAAACTTGGCGGTGACCGCTGGCAAGAGCAGGGTGACTCGGGAAGAAATGGAAAAGTCGTTGAAAAATCTCTGTCTGCGTTTGAGCACCGCGGCCAACACACGAATTGATCCTTGGAACACCCTCGAGGACACCGACGACGATAATAACGAGGCCGGTAACTCGTCCAAG AAGGGTCGGATCAACGCTGTAGAATCTCATCGCGATGTGACGGAGACCACAACCGCGAAATAG